In Ischnura elegans chromosome 9, ioIscEleg1.1, whole genome shotgun sequence, the following proteins share a genomic window:
- the LOC124166032 gene encoding uncharacterized protein LOC124166032, producing the protein MLSKNSAAVSSVRTNGARVVQPEGNSSNVISISGAALKEKEISTEVLSLPFNDGSNVISISGAALKEKEMSTEVLSLPFNDDDDFVLADPIEEKENSELIHGEWHCILQSCITQLLG; encoded by the exons ATGCTTTCAAAAAACAGTGCGGCAGTAAGCTCTGTACGGACTAATG GAGCACGTGTGGTGCAGCCTGAAGGCAACAGTTCCAACGTCATCAGCATTTCTG GTGCAGCACTTAAGGAGAAAGAAATTTCAACAGAAGTGCTATCATTACCATTTAATGATGGTTCCAACGTCATCAGCATTTCTG GTGCAGCACTTAAGGAGAAAGAAATGTCAACAGAAGTGCTATCATTACCATTTAATGATGACGATG attttgttctggctgacccaatagaagaaaaagaaaattctgaGTTAATTCATGGTGAGTGGCATTGCATTTTACAGAGTTGCATTACACAGTTACTGGGTTGA